The stretch of DNA GACGCGACTTTTCGGCGCAGCGAACTTTGGCGAGCTGTTCCATCCCTTCGAAAGTTCAAAACGTTCGCCAACACTGCACTGCTGGCGCCCAGCTTGATCGTTACCGGCTCATGCGCCGAGCATCGGGACGATCGTTTCGCGGGCCGTGAGAATCGCTTCGGCGATCTTGCTCGGGTCCTTGCCGCCGGCTTGGGCCAGGTCGGGACGCCCGCCGCCGCCGCCGCCGACCGCCTTCGCCACCGGGCCGATCCACTTGCCGGCGCTGACGCCGCGGTCTTGGAGGTCCTTGGTAATCCCGGCAATGAGCGTGACCTTGTCGTCTCCTTCGGCGGATGCGAGCAGCACCGCGGCGGGCTGCGTCTTTTGGCGCACCGCGTCGATCAACTGCCGCATCAACGGCGCCGCGACGCCCGGCGTCTCGGCGATGAGGATCGTCACGCCGTTGATGACCTCGGCCTTCGCCAAGAGCGAGTCGGCGTCGAGCGGGCCGGCCGCGTCACGCTGCTTCACCTGCGCTTCGAGCTTCTCGATCTCCGCCATCAGCGCGGCACAACGCGGGGCGACCTCCGCCGGAGCGACCGATAGTTGCCGCGCGGCGTCCATCAACGCGGCTCGCCGCTTGGCGTAAGTGTCGAGCTTGGCGCCACGCAGCTGCGCCTCCTCGGCCTTCACCGCCCCGCCGCCCGAAAGTTTCTTCTTGAGCACCCGTTGCCGCGCGAGCAGTCGGCCAACCGCTTCGACAACGGTCTCTTGCTGCACGCCGAGCGTCTTCGCCGTTTCAGCGAGCGCGGCTTCGACTTCCTTGCGGTTCGCTTCGGCACGCTCACCAGTCAGCGCCGTGATGCGGCGTGTGCCGGCGGAGACGCCTTCTTCCGAAAGCAGCTCGAAGACGCCCACCTGGCCGGTGCTGGTGAGGTGCGTACCGCCGCATAGCTCGCGGCTGAACGATGAGCCATCGGCGAGCGGGCCCATCGAGACCATCCGCACCGGGTCGGGATACTTTTCGCCGAAGAGCATCATCGCGCCTTGCTTGCGCGCGTCGGCGAGCGGCAGTGTCTCGCACTGCACGGCGCCGGCGGCGGCGACACAGGCTTCGACGTCGGCTTCGATCGTCGCCAGTTGCTCGGGCTCGACGGCCGAGAGGTTCGTGAAGTCGAACCGCAGCCAGTCGGCGTCGACCTTCGATCCCTGCTGCTGCGCGTGCGAGCCGAGCGTCTTCTGTAGCGCCCAATGCAACAGGTGCGTGGCCGAGTGTGCGCGGCGGATCGCGTCGCGACGCGAGGTATCGACGATGGCCTTCGCCTTCACGCCCTCGCGGACAACGCCCGACTTCAGATGCCCGAGGTGGACGAACAGGTTGCCGTCCTTCTGCGTGTCTTGCACGGTGAACTCGAAGCCATCGCCCTTGATGACGCCGATGTCACCCACCTGACCGCCGCTCTCGCCGTAGAACGGCGTCTGGTCGAGAACGAGGCGCACGGGGTTCTCGTGGCCGATCTCTTCCATCGTGTCGCACAGGCGATCGTCCGGCGCGACGCCCGCGACGATCCCGACCACGGTGACGTCGGCTTCGGTCTTGTCGTAGCCGAGGAACTTCGTCGAGTGGACGGCTTGCTTGAGCGAGTCGATCGGTCCCTTCGCGCCCATCACGGTATGAACGAGCTTACCAGAGGCTTCGCTGTGCCCCTCCATCGCCCGTTTGTAGCCGTCCCA from Botrimarina mediterranea encodes:
- the alaS gene encoding alanine--tRNA ligase, encoding MKTDELREKYLAFFESKGHTRVASDVLVPTWDPSVLFTPAGMNQFKDHFLGKVKLEYTRAATCQKCLRTGDIDNVGRTPRHHTFFEMLGNFSFGDYFKRDAIHWAWEFLTDKRWLGLPSAQLSVTVYKDDKEAAKIWNEEIGLPMSRISFEEEDENFWPASAPSQGPDGVCGPCSEIYYTAPLAEGGFAEPLEIWNLVFTQFNRVGDPPNNLQPLPSKNIDTGMGLERTAAVLQGVPTNYHIDSLFPLVQAAAEVCGAKYELTSEDGRRLRRIADHVRACTFAVHENVYPGPNKEKYVVKRLLRRAVLDGHQIGVHEPFLHKLVPMVAELTKSVYPELLETSKRVADVIQKEESNFFGTIDGGLNRIERVFDDMRQGNRTTVDGGVAAELYQTFGVPPELFESLAAEHNLAFDWDGYKRAMEGHSEASGKLVHTVMGAKGPIDSLKQAVHSTKFLGYDKTEADVTVVGIVAGVAPDDRLCDTMEEIGHENPVRLVLDQTPFYGESGGQVGDIGVIKGDGFEFTVQDTQKDGNLFVHLGHLKSGVVREGVKAKAIVDTSRRDAIRRAHSATHLLHWALQKTLGSHAQQQGSKVDADWLRFDFTNLSAVEPEQLATIEADVEACVAAAGAVQCETLPLADARKQGAMMLFGEKYPDPVRMVSMGPLADGSSFSRELCGGTHLTSTGQVGVFELLSEEGVSAGTRRITALTGERAEANRKEVEAALAETAKTLGVQQETVVEAVGRLLARQRVLKKKLSGGGAVKAEEAQLRGAKLDTYAKRRAALMDAARQLSVAPAEVAPRCAALMAEIEKLEAQVKQRDAAGPLDADSLLAKAEVINGVTILIAETPGVAAPLMRQLIDAVRQKTQPAAVLLASAEGDDKVTLIAGITKDLQDRGVSAGKWIGPVAKAVGGGGGGRPDLAQAGGKDPSKIAEAILTARETIVPMLGA